One Fibrobacter sp. genomic window carries:
- a CDS encoding L,D-transpeptidase family protein, with the protein MFTSPIDNILVEKAKRQMHLRNGDSVVKTYRISLGKNPIGAKVKSGDNKTPEGDYTIVLHNPKSKFHLSLKISYPNAEQIEAAKVGNYEPGGDIMIHGYPNKVPAFLFKFWHRWKDWTAGCIAVTNDEIEEIYAAVKDGTPITIKP; encoded by the coding sequence ATGTTCACCTCACCCATCGACAACATTCTCGTAGAAAAGGCAAAACGCCAAATGCACTTGCGCAACGGCGATAGTGTTGTCAAGACGTACAGAATTTCTTTGGGCAAAAATCCGATCGGAGCGAAAGTCAAGTCCGGTGACAACAAGACGCCCGAAGGCGACTACACCATCGTGCTTCACAACCCCAAAAGCAAGTTTCATTTATCGCTGAAGATTTCGTACCCGAACGCGGAGCAAATTGAGGCCGCAAAAGTTGGCAACTACGAGCCCGGCGGCGACATCATGATCCACGGCTACCCAAACAAGGTTCCGGCATTTCTCTTTAAATTTTGGCACAGGTGGAAGGACTGGACTGCCGGTTGTATCGCCGTCACAAACGACGAAATCGAAGAAATCTACGCCGCCGTCAAGGACGGAACTCCGATAACCATCAAGCCCTAG
- a CDS encoding 3-isopropylmalate dehydratase small subunit, with the protein MNSIDIVKGSGVPVRGNDIDTDRIIPARFLKCVTFEGLGDNAFADDITGLAAQGKVHPFRDPAYKNGSILVSNQNFGCGSSREHAPQALKRWGIRAIIAESYSEIFFGNCVAIGVPCYKVSHEVAEKILAWIEAHPSEELVTSTESRTLKMGDETIELTLADGPRGQFLDGSWHARSALMANADKVQELASKLPYMQFLK; encoded by the coding sequence ATGAATTCTATCGACATTGTTAAAGGTTCCGGCGTTCCTGTACGCGGTAACGACATCGACACTGACCGTATCATCCCGGCACGCTTCCTCAAGTGCGTCACCTTCGAAGGCCTCGGCGACAACGCCTTTGCCGACGATATCACAGGCCTCGCCGCTCAGGGCAAGGTCCACCCCTTCCGCGATCCGGCCTACAAGAACGGTTCCATTCTCGTCTCGAACCAGAACTTCGGTTGCGGTTCCAGCCGTGAACACGCTCCGCAGGCCCTGAAGCGCTGGGGCATCCGCGCCATCATCGCCGAAAGCTACTCCGAAATCTTCTTCGGTAACTGCGTCGCCATTGGCGTGCCCTGCTACAAGGTGAGCCACGAAGTGGCTGAGAAGATCCTCGCCTGGATCGAAGCACACCCGAGCGAAGAACTCGTCACGAGCACCGAAAGCCGCACGCTCAAGATGGGTGACGAAACCATCGAGCTCACACTTGCCGACGGCCCCCGCGGTCAGTTCCTCGACGGCTCCTGGCACGCACGCTCCGCCCTCATGGCCAACGCCGACAAGGTGCAGGAACTTGCAAGCAAGCTGCCGTATATGCAGTTCCTTAAGTAG
- the leuC gene encoding 3-isopropylmalate dehydratase large subunit, which produces MGKSLYQKIFESHTVAKLPSGQCQLFIGLHLCHEVTSPQAFAQLREEGQKVLFPERTFATVDHIIPTTFPERNRPLKDGISEEMFSHIENNTKNNGIKFFGPSTCEQGVIHIVGPEEGVTQPGMTVACGDSHTATHGAFGAIAFGIGTSQVADVLATQTLAMSPLKTRRIKFTGKLKPGVTAKDVALAYIAKLGVNGGVGYAYEFAGPVIEEMGMEGRMTVCNMAIEGGARVGYCNPDEKTFEYLKGRPYAPKADKWDEAVAYWKSVATDADAQFDDEVEINCDNLEPMVTWGITPAQAIPLNGNMPKINEFEGSEKKVISEAYEYMGWEEGSKMIGRPIDIAFVGSCTNGRLSDLQAAAEIIKGHKVAPTVKMWVVPGSMKIKVEAEALGLDKIFKEAGAEWREAGCSLCLAMNPDKLKGRQVSASSSNRNFKGRQGSPTGRTILMSPAMVAAAAIEGCVTDVRKYIK; this is translated from the coding sequence ATGGGAAAATCACTCTATCAGAAGATTTTTGAAAGCCACACGGTAGCAAAGCTCCCGAGCGGCCAGTGCCAGCTCTTTATCGGGCTCCACCTCTGCCACGAAGTCACGAGCCCGCAGGCTTTTGCGCAGCTCCGCGAAGAAGGCCAGAAGGTGCTGTTCCCGGAACGCACGTTCGCCACGGTGGACCACATCATTCCGACCACCTTCCCGGAACGTAACCGCCCGCTCAAGGACGGCATTTCCGAAGAGATGTTCTCCCATATTGAAAACAACACCAAGAACAACGGCATCAAGTTCTTTGGCCCCAGCACCTGCGAACAGGGCGTGATCCACATCGTGGGCCCCGAAGAAGGCGTGACCCAGCCGGGTATGACCGTCGCTTGCGGTGACTCGCACACGGCAACGCACGGTGCCTTCGGTGCTATCGCGTTCGGTATCGGCACGAGCCAGGTGGCCGACGTTCTCGCCACCCAGACGCTCGCCATGAGCCCGCTCAAGACTCGCCGCATCAAGTTCACCGGCAAGCTCAAGCCGGGTGTGACCGCCAAGGACGTGGCCCTCGCCTACATCGCAAAGCTCGGCGTGAACGGTGGCGTTGGCTACGCTTACGAATTTGCAGGCCCGGTCATCGAAGAAATGGGCATGGAAGGCCGCATGACGGTCTGCAACATGGCTATCGAAGGTGGCGCCCGCGTCGGTTACTGCAACCCCGACGAAAAGACGTTCGAATACCTCAAGGGCCGTCCGTACGCCCCGAAGGCCGACAAGTGGGACGAGGCCGTTGCTTACTGGAAATCCGTGGCTACCGACGCCGACGCCCAGTTTGACGACGAAGTCGAAATCAACTGCGACAACCTCGAACCGATGGTCACCTGGGGAATCACTCCGGCCCAGGCCATCCCGCTCAACGGCAACATGCCGAAGATCAACGAATTCGAAGGCAGCGAAAAGAAGGTCATCTCCGAAGCCTACGAATACATGGGCTGGGAAGAAGGCTCCAAGATGATTGGCCGCCCGATCGATATCGCGTTCGTGGGCAGCTGCACCAACGGCCGCCTCAGCGACTTGCAGGCCGCCGCCGAAATCATCAAGGGCCACAAGGTCGCCCCGACTGTGAAGATGTGGGTGGTGCCTGGTTCCATGAAGATCAAGGTGGAAGCCGAAGCTCTCGGTCTCGACAAGATTTTCAAGGAAGCCGGTGCCGAATGGCGCGAAGCGGGCTGCTCGCTCTGCCTCGCCATGAACCCGGACAAGCTCAAGGGTCGCCAGGTGAGCGCAAGCTCCAGCAACCGTAACTTCAAGGGCCGTCAGGGCAGCCCCACGGGCCGCACCATCCTCATGAGCCCCGCCATGGTGGCCGCCGCCGCCATTGAAGGCTGTGTCACCGACGTCCGCAAGTACATCAAGTAA